Proteins from a genomic interval of Chroococcidiopsis thermalis PCC 7203:
- a CDS encoding class I SAM-dependent methyltransferase yields the protein MLEANGLASWFKEEQQKTENWYLASSNPYQQSGWGSTPARWRCVREVILTAVNKNGSFLDVGCANGLLLESLIQWASEQKIQLIPYGIDISSRLIELACQRLPDFTNNFAIANALYWRSTTQYDFIHTLLEYVPSQLHSDYIQQLFNTVKQGGRLIISSYSNRSRQQQTFDVVQYLKQLGYPVAGNASTQEEDGWILTRVAWIEKR from the coding sequence ATGCTTGAAGCTAATGGACTTGCTTCCTGGTTTAAGGAAGAACAGCAAAAAACCGAAAATTGGTATCTTGCATCTAGCAATCCTTACCAACAGTCAGGTTGGGGAAGTACGCCCGCACGCTGGCGCTGCGTACGAGAGGTAATTTTAACGGCGGTCAACAAGAACGGGAGTTTTTTAGATGTGGGTTGTGCCAATGGTTTATTGCTAGAAAGCTTAATACAATGGGCAAGCGAACAAAAAATACAGTTGATTCCCTATGGAATAGATATTTCATCCCGCTTGATAGAACTTGCGTGTCAGAGACTACCAGATTTTACTAATAATTTTGCGATCGCTAATGCCTTATACTGGCGATCGACAACTCAATATGATTTTATACATACCTTATTAGAATATGTCCCTTCTCAGTTACATTCGGATTATATTCAGCAGCTTTTTAATACTGTGAAACAGGGAGGGAGATTAATTATCAGTAGTTACAGTAACCGCAGTCGTCAGCAACAAACTTTTGATGTTGTTCAATATCTCAAACAACTTGGCTATCCTGTAGCAGGAAATGCTAGCACTCAAGAGGAAGATGGTTGGATATTAACTCGTGTTGCATGGATAGAAAAGCGTTAA
- a CDS encoding GNAT family N-acetyltransferase: MEVLIRQLQESEIPAADRVFRLAFGTFIGLPDPMEFGGDANFIQSRWHANPSAAFAAIADRIIGSNLVTRWGSCASFGPLSVHPDWWNQKIAQRLIEPVVECFNTWNIQQAGLFTFPNSSKHETALYLKLGLTLFYPCNTS, translated from the coding sequence ATGGAAGTCTTAATTCGCCAGCTTCAAGAAAGCGAAATACCCGCAGCAGATCGCGTTTTCAGATTAGCTTTTGGCACTTTTATCGGATTGCCCGATCCAATGGAATTTGGAGGTGATGCAAACTTTATCCAAAGTCGCTGGCACGCAAATCCATCAGCAGCTTTTGCCGCGATCGCAGATAGAATTATAGGATCTAATTTAGTAACTCGGTGGGGTAGTTGTGCCTCTTTTGGTCCCCTTAGCGTTCATCCCGATTGGTGGAACCAAAAAATTGCCCAGCGTCTCATCGAACCAGTTGTAGAATGCTTCAATACATGGAATATCCAGCAGGCGGGTCTGTTTACCTTTCCTAATAGTTCCAAGCACGAAACAGCTTTGTATTTAAAATTAGGTTTAACGCTTTTCTATCCATGCAACACGAGTTAA
- a CDS encoding SDR family oxidoreductase yields MTKLIVITGVSRGLGLAMTEGFIQAGHTVVGCARSEAAVAKLSQQYNSPHDFMVVDVADNQQVKTWAEQVLSRHGVPDLLINNAAIINPLAPLWQIPVEEFDRLIDVNIKGVANVIRHFVPAMKEKNRGIIVNLSSGWGRSTSPEVASYCASKWAIEGLTRSLAQELPSGIAAIPLNPGIIHTDMLEICYGEEAAAYTAIKDWVKQAVPFLLKLSAKDNGMPLTVPV; encoded by the coding sequence ATGACTAAGCTGATTGTCATCACGGGGGTAAGTCGCGGTTTGGGGCTTGCCATGACGGAAGGATTCATTCAAGCTGGACATACAGTTGTAGGTTGCGCCCGTTCTGAGGCAGCAGTAGCAAAACTATCTCAGCAGTATAATTCGCCGCACGATTTTATGGTAGTAGACGTTGCCGATAACCAGCAGGTGAAAACTTGGGCAGAACAAGTACTTTCGCGCCACGGCGTGCCAGATTTACTAATTAACAATGCAGCTATAATTAATCCTCTAGCCCCACTGTGGCAGATTCCTGTTGAAGAATTCGATCGCCTGATTGATGTCAACATCAAAGGAGTAGCAAACGTTATCCGTCACTTTGTCCCCGCCATGAAGGAGAAAAACCGGGGCATTATCGTTAACTTAAGTTCTGGTTGGGGTCGTTCCACTTCTCCAGAGGTTGCATCATACTGTGCGTCAAAATGGGCAATTGAGGGACTTACTAGGTCTTTGGCACAGGAATTACCCTCGGGAATAGCAGCGATTCCCCTCAACCCCGGCATCATTCATACAGATATGTTGGAAATTTGTTATGGAGAGGAGGCAGCGGCTTATACTGCGATCAAAGATTGGGTCAAGCAAGCCGTACCATTTCTACTTAAATTGAGTGCCAAGGATAATGGAATGCCGTTGACTGTTCCCGTTTGA